A genomic segment from Heptranchias perlo isolate sHepPer1 chromosome 18, sHepPer1.hap1, whole genome shotgun sequence encodes:
- the LOC137334902 gene encoding choline/ethanolaminephosphotransferase 1-like, translating to MVGFELMTSGLLVQYHNRRHPAPPYAYVLCGLGLFIYQSLDAIDGKQARRTNSSSPLGELFDHGCDSISTVFVGLGSCLAVRLGTDSDVMFFCCFVGMFMFYCAHWQTYVSGSLRFGLVDVTEVQICIILIFFLSAIGGPSLWDYEVSCTLS from the exons atggtgggatttgaactcatgacctctggcttgctggtccagtaccataaccgtaGGCACCCG GCACCGCCATATGCATACGTGCTGTGTGGGCTGGGATTATTTATTTACCAATCGTTGGATGCCATCGATGGAAAGCAAGCCAGAAGAACCAACAGCAGCTCTCCCCTCGGGGAACTTTTTGACCATGGCTGCGACTCCATTTCTACAG TTTTCGTTGGCTTGGGAAGCTGTCTGGCCGTTCGCCTGGGAACTGATTCTGACGTAATGTTCTTCTGCTGCTTCGTTGGCATGTTTATGTTTTATTGTGCTCACTGGCAAACCTACGTTTCAGGGTCCCTACGATTTGGCCT AGTTGATGTAACTGAAGTTCAAATCTGCATAATACTCATCTTTTTCTTGTCTGCCATTGGAGGACCTTCTCTTTGGGATTATGAGGTAAGCTGTACGTTAAGTTAG